A single Candidatus Krumholzibacteriia bacterium DNA region contains:
- a CDS encoding butyrate kinase, whose product MKTIDPKSLSPSEIFRRLLGGKLCRELESTSPKILVINPGSTSTKVTLFEGLEIRENFEVHIHPDEEDSSESRERMIRLWMEERGIRLEDLMGIAARGGFVRPVKAGTYRVGEEMLEDLKDPEIRHAANMGVKIAMGLRGDCDLPVTITDPVVVDEVELGARLTGIREFKTDGTSAHYLSHKSVLRLCAAEQGLDPEDCDMVSVHLGGGFSLIRHSGGRAVKVINAFSGLPSANRSGSLPQHEVLLRLRDHEISIEDLSRWTIREGGLLSLAGTNDFRTLLEFQKEGASEEQSEKIELVLDFFAEKIAEGILSLCTGPDRPDFACLTGGLSRNEDFCLRIEGKLGGLLPLVRVPGSLEQESLASGMALALLDPASLGDYRKERDSLSRLRARENRLIDRPVFARPVLRRKKGSPLHNLEEIIQATRQRVQEVFRPTIAIAGADNEDALAAARMATAVGEVKIARFLLVGEEKRTRRIASRLGMDLDSEDFRFIASEDPVAQCLELYEEEACHVLMKGSVKTEEILAPTFRWLKERDRLPENALYSHVAVFERRELGKLILLSDAGINIDPDSEEKRRILENALFVARSLNLPLPRAALLSAVEKVNPRIESSVEAQQIANLYEDRRDCMVEGPLSFDVATEREIAEEKQYPGQIQGNADILIMPGIDSANAVYKTLTTSGHDAAGCIVGGGIPVVLTSRGDSALTKLASISLSLRLYFQRVRESSPPKS is encoded by the coding sequence ATGAAAACCATCGACCCCAAGTCCCTGTCCCCCTCTGAAATCTTCCGCCGGCTTCTCGGTGGAAAATTGTGCCGGGAACTGGAAAGCACTTCACCGAAGATTCTCGTAATCAACCCGGGAAGCACATCCACTAAGGTGACGCTCTTCGAAGGCCTCGAGATCCGTGAGAACTTCGAAGTTCACATTCATCCGGACGAGGAAGATTCCTCAGAGAGCCGCGAGAGAATGATCCGTCTCTGGATGGAGGAGCGCGGCATCCGGCTCGAAGACCTCATGGGCATTGCCGCTCGTGGCGGGTTCGTTCGTCCGGTGAAGGCGGGAACCTACAGGGTGGGCGAGGAAATGCTGGAGGATCTGAAGGATCCGGAGATCCGTCATGCGGCGAACATGGGAGTGAAAATCGCGATGGGCCTGCGGGGGGATTGCGATCTTCCGGTCACGATTACCGACCCGGTGGTGGTCGACGAAGTGGAACTGGGAGCGAGGCTCACCGGGATTCGGGAATTCAAGACCGACGGGACGAGTGCTCACTATCTGAGTCACAAGAGTGTTCTGCGCCTCTGCGCAGCCGAGCAGGGTCTCGATCCAGAGGATTGCGACATGGTGAGCGTGCATCTCGGCGGCGGCTTTTCCCTGATCCGGCACAGCGGAGGTCGCGCGGTCAAGGTGATCAATGCCTTCAGCGGGCTTCCCTCTGCAAACCGTTCGGGATCCTTGCCCCAGCACGAGGTGCTCCTTCGTCTTCGGGATCATGAGATAAGCATCGAGGATCTCTCGCGATGGACAATCCGCGAGGGTGGACTGCTCTCTCTTGCCGGAACCAATGACTTCCGCACCCTGCTTGAGTTTCAAAAGGAGGGCGCAAGCGAGGAGCAGTCCGAGAAGATCGAACTGGTTCTCGATTTCTTCGCCGAAAAGATCGCCGAGGGAATTCTCTCCCTCTGCACGGGGCCGGATCGCCCGGACTTTGCCTGCCTCACCGGTGGCCTTTCCCGCAATGAGGACTTCTGCCTTCGAATCGAGGGCAAGTTGGGAGGGCTGCTTCCCCTGGTTCGGGTTCCCGGCAGTCTGGAACAGGAGAGCCTTGCTTCCGGCATGGCTCTGGCACTCCTTGATCCGGCCTCGCTTGGTGATTACCGCAAGGAGCGGGACTCCCTGTCCAGATTGAGAGCCCGCGAGAATCGACTGATTGATCGCCCGGTCTTTGCCCGCCCCGTCCTCCGCCGGAAGAAGGGGAGTCCTCTCCACAACCTGGAGGAGATCATCCAGGCAACCCGGCAACGGGTGCAGGAGGTCTTTCGTCCCACCATCGCCATCGCCGGCGCGGACAATGAGGATGCCCTGGCGGCGGCCCGGATGGCCACCGCTGTGGGAGAGGTCAAGATTGCGCGCTTTCTTCTTGTCGGCGAGGAGAAGCGGACGCGGAGAATTGCATCGCGTCTCGGGATGGATCTCGATAGCGAAGATTTCCGTTTCATTGCGTCGGAGGATCCGGTGGCGCAATGCCTGGAGCTTTATGAAGAGGAAGCCTGTCATGTCCTGATGAAGGGCTCGGTGAAGACCGAGGAGATTCTGGCGCCCACTTTTCGCTGGCTGAAGGAGCGTGACCGACTTCCCGAGAATGCGCTCTACAGCCATGTGGCCGTCTTCGAGCGACGGGAGTTGGGGAAACTGATCCTGCTTTCCGATGCCGGGATCAATATTGATCCTGATTCCGAGGAGAAGCGCCGGATCCTGGAGAACGCTCTCTTTGTTGCAAGAAGCCTGAACCTGCCCCTTCCCCGGGCCGCTCTTCTCAGTGCCGTGGAGAAGGTGAATCCCCGAATTGAAAGCTCGGTGGAGGCACAGCAAATCGCCAATCTCTACGAGGATCGTCGCGATTGCATGGTGGAAGGTCCCCTCAGTTTTGATGTGGCCACCGAGCGGGAGATCGCGGAGGAGAAACAGTATCCGGGGCAGATCCAGGGCAATGCGGACATTCTCATCATGCCCGGAATCGACTCGGCCAATGCGGTCTACAAGACCCTCACCACCAGCGGACATGATGCTGCCGGTTGTATCGTGGGAGGAGGGATTCCCGTCGTTCTGACCAGTCGCGGGGACTCGGCCCTGACCAAGCTGGCCAGTATTTCTCTCAGCCTGCGTCTTTACTTCCAGCGAGTGCGCGAGAGTTCTCCCCCGAAATCGTAG
- a CDS encoding TonB-dependent receptor — protein MSVRWILPALVFAMPALALETEGRNRDANAHYQVDPIVVTATRTERPLLETPVATELIQREEIEESGAGNVAEFLETKAGVSISHSIFGNGVELQGLGSEYVLVLIDGERIGGRKNGVLDLSRIPLSSIERIEIVKGNQSSLYGSEAIGGVLNLITRDSHSPVELDLSGSYFSSSQVDLGASLGKRGEIWKSRLSGGFRTASGHDWLPEDPETSVDAFRELSLSSHSELSLGEFSLLEGRTAYTRKMQEGVDGGTESFPLIFDRSNLIETFNASVGPRFMIGETGRLKGILGLSFYRDEYLQDQREGSVYDTFHETWEQLLQFSLQADRALPGGHQLSSGLEFLHEDLETERLQEGHSDRNRTSWFLQDEWMPGLSGKLRVLPSFRFDRDSQFGFHFTPKLALRYDMKGSLVLRASLGNGYRAPDFKELYVHFVHPAVGYEIIGNPDLLPEVSRSASLALEWQGSRKLWASLSCFRHDFENLIQGIITDETSPGGYNLGVYVNVEEALVQGLEASLRVRDWGPLNAELSYSYLVPEDVTTGEVLEGKPKHRASLNLDTRLFHWKSKLILRGSWVGERVFHQSYSGVSSDTVPPYILLDLRLRQPLQGPLNLSVGLHNLLDAGDHDYLRIPPRRLSLGLQWSHNSKP, from the coding sequence ATGTCTGTTCGCTGGATTCTGCCTGCCCTGGTTTTCGCCATGCCTGCCCTCGCCCTGGAGACGGAGGGCAGGAATCGGGACGCCAACGCCCACTATCAGGTGGATCCCATCGTGGTCACGGCAACCCGCACGGAGAGACCTCTTCTGGAAACCCCGGTGGCCACGGAACTCATTCAGCGGGAAGAGATCGAGGAGAGCGGGGCCGGCAATGTTGCAGAGTTTCTGGAAACCAAGGCCGGAGTTTCCATATCGCATTCCATCTTCGGAAACGGGGTCGAACTTCAGGGACTGGGCTCCGAGTATGTCCTGGTGCTGATCGACGGGGAGAGGATCGGAGGAAGGAAGAACGGGGTTCTTGATCTTTCCCGCATTCCCCTTAGCAGCATTGAGCGCATCGAGATCGTCAAGGGGAACCAGTCTTCCCTTTATGGCTCCGAGGCCATTGGTGGCGTTTTGAACCTGATCACGCGAGACAGTCACTCGCCCGTGGAACTGGATCTCAGCGGCAGCTACTTCAGCAGTTCCCAGGTGGATCTGGGGGCAAGCCTCGGAAAAAGAGGCGAGATCTGGAAGAGTCGCCTCTCCGGGGGTTTCCGGACTGCGTCCGGCCATGACTGGCTACCGGAGGATCCGGAAACCAGTGTCGATGCCTTTCGCGAACTGAGCCTGTCTTCCCACTCGGAACTGTCTCTTGGCGAGTTTTCACTTCTGGAAGGCCGAACGGCCTATACCCGAAAGATGCAGGAAGGCGTGGATGGAGGGACGGAGAGTTTCCCCCTGATCTTTGACCGAAGCAATCTCATCGAGACCTTCAACGCCTCTGTGGGCCCCCGCTTCATGATCGGGGAGACAGGTCGCCTGAAAGGGATTCTGGGACTCTCCTTCTACCGGGATGAGTACCTGCAGGATCAGCGGGAGGGAAGCGTCTACGACACCTTCCATGAAACCTGGGAACAGCTTCTGCAGTTTTCCCTGCAGGCGGATCGTGCGCTTCCCGGGGGGCATCAGCTTTCCAGCGGTCTGGAATTCCTGCACGAGGATCTGGAGACAGAGAGGCTTCAGGAGGGACACAGCGATCGAAACCGCACCTCCTGGTTCCTGCAGGATGAATGGATGCCGGGACTCTCCGGGAAGCTAAGGGTTCTTCCCAGCTTCCGCTTTGACCGGGATTCCCAGTTCGGTTTTCACTTCACTCCGAAACTGGCTCTGCGATACGACATGAAGGGGAGTCTGGTTCTTCGGGCCAGTCTGGGAAACGGCTACCGGGCTCCCGACTTCAAGGAACTCTATGTTCACTTTGTGCATCCGGCCGTGGGCTATGAGATTATCGGCAATCCGGATCTTCTGCCCGAAGTATCCCGAAGCGCAAGCCTTGCTCTGGAGTGGCAGGGAAGTCGCAAGCTTTGGGCAAGTCTGTCCTGCTTTCGCCACGACTTTGAGAATCTGATTCAGGGAATCATCACCGATGAGACCAGCCCCGGTGGTTACAATCTCGGGGTTTATGTCAATGTCGAAGAGGCTTTGGTTCAGGGCCTTGAAGCCAGCCTGAGGGTTCGGGATTGGGGTCCGCTGAACGCGGAGCTCAGTTACAGCTATCTGGTTCCTGAAGATGTGACGACGGGTGAGGTGCTGGAAGGAAAACCGAAGCACCGGGCCAGCCTGAACCTGGATACCCGACTATTCCATTGGAAGAGCAAACTCATTCTGCGAGGAAGCTGGGTGGGGGAAAGGGTCTTCCATCAAAGCTACAGCGGAGTCAGCTCAGACACGGTTCCCCCATACATTCTGCTGGACCTTCGGCTCCGGCAGCCCTTGCAGGGCCCCCTGAATCTCTCTGTCGGCCTGCACAACCTTCTGGATGCCGGCGACCACGATTACTTGAGGATTCCCCCTCGTCGGCTGTCTCTGGGGCTTCAGTGGTCCCACAATTCCAAGCCCTGA
- a CDS encoding HmuY family protein gives MKKTLSILSIALLVLMAGCAGLGPTDEENDTGTDEITTTDNGDGTFSTGVLTTDGSSTDFVYFDFTSGEGVLPGNPGDSDTWCLGFLNYEIIVNGGVSGTGSLAILGLPGENFETMSDACMGDYICDQDDPDPGNPYDGDGYAFNQAGGWYTYNPQTHEFSVNDKVYVIQCGSGYYKMKITSFISTGPGSPMTLAFDWGQIAAP, from the coding sequence ATGAAAAAGACCCTCTCAATCCTCTCGATCGCCCTTCTCGTTTTGATGGCCGGATGTGCTGGGCTGGGCCCCACAGACGAAGAGAATGACACGGGAACGGATGAAATCACCACCACGGACAATGGGGACGGAACCTTCAGCACGGGTGTGCTGACCACGGACGGGAGCAGCACGGACTTCGTCTATTTTGACTTTACCTCGGGGGAAGGCGTGCTTCCGGGCAATCCGGGCGACTCCGATACCTGGTGTCTCGGCTTCCTGAACTACGAGATCATCGTCAATGGTGGAGTGAGCGGGACAGGCTCGCTTGCCATTCTCGGACTTCCCGGCGAGAACTTCGAAACCATGAGCGATGCCTGCATGGGCGATTACATCTGTGATCAGGATGATCCCGATCCGGGCAACCCCTACGATGGCGACGGTTATGCCTTCAATCAGGCGGGGGGATGGTACACCTACAATCCCCAGACCCACGAGTTCTCCGTGAATGACAAGGTCTATGTCATCCAGTGTGGCTCAGGCTACTACAAGATGAAGATCACGAGTTTCATTTCCACAGGCCCGGGTTCTCCCATGACTCTGGCCTTCGACTGGGGTCAGATTGCGGCGCCCTAG
- a CDS encoding metal-dependent transcriptional regulator, translating to MAQISNLSESLEDYLEIVLQLTQDKGEARAKDIAERKGVRMASVTGALKRLSREGLVDYRARDAISLTPDGYEIAHRVLQRHEFIHRFLRDVLGVSDGIAERDACAIEHIISLETLDRLATFVEFLKACPRTGEDLVQRFNDCYKVGEANSNGEATENMACRDKNCSPDFPDSAVRLFSGRARRIALSELKPGERGRIISVRAQTRIRQRLIDMGLLPGVELEMHKVAPLGDPIEIKLKGFHLSLRKIEASTIAVELI from the coding sequence ATGGCCCAGATCAGCAACCTAAGTGAAAGTCTGGAAGACTATCTGGAAATTGTTCTTCAACTCACCCAGGACAAGGGAGAGGCGAGAGCCAAGGACATTGCCGAGCGAAAGGGCGTTCGCATGGCTAGCGTCACGGGGGCGCTCAAGCGACTTTCCCGGGAGGGTCTGGTCGACTACCGGGCCCGGGATGCCATCAGCCTGACTCCCGATGGCTACGAGATTGCTCACCGGGTGTTGCAGCGCCACGAGTTTATCCATCGCTTTCTTCGCGATGTACTCGGCGTCAGTGACGGGATCGCCGAGCGGGATGCCTGCGCCATCGAACACATCATCAGTCTGGAAACCCTCGACCGTCTGGCCACTTTCGTCGAGTTTCTGAAAGCCTGTCCCCGAACCGGGGAAGATCTGGTTCAGAGATTCAATGACTGCTACAAGGTGGGAGAGGCGAATTCAAATGGTGAAGCCACCGAAAATATGGCCTGCCGGGACAAGAACTGCAGCCCCGACTTTCCCGATTCTGCGGTTCGTCTGTTCAGCGGTCGGGCGCGGAGGATTGCCCTTTCCGAACTGAAACCGGGCGAACGGGGAAGGATCATCAGTGTGCGCGCCCAGACCCGCATCCGCCAGCGGCTGATTGACATGGGCCTTCTTCCGGGCGTAGAACTGGAAATGCACAAGGTGGCTCCCTTGGGGGATCCCATCGAGATCAAGCTCAAGGGCTTTCACCTGTCCCTTCGCAAGATCGAAGCTTCCACAATCGCGGTGGAGTTGATCTAG
- the feoB gene encoding ferrous iron transport protein B yields MSSESTVRDLRVAIAGNPNSGKTSLFNHLTGGRQHVGNYPGVTVEKKWGRRRDAEGTLLFVDLPGTYSLTSLSEEERVARSYLINERPDLVVNVLDASSLERNLYLSVQLMELEMNLVLALNMIDEANALGAIIDRKSLEELTGAPVVETQGHRGRGVEDLLRQIRKNDFRSPELRQVNYGPVVEKEIETLLEDLAEIRELPLPARYVAIKLLEEDRQIGEGVREDHPRPDWLMNRVREARDRILTSLRESAELVIADRRHGFAAGLAREILLRRPREDRITESERLDSVLTHRFLGLPIFLAMMFALFWLTFRLGDPLMGLIESLFAWLASSIAGFWPSDQWPVLRSLLLEGIIGGVGGVLVFLPNIILLFLGISLLEDTGYMSRAAFLMDRLMHRFGLHGKSFIPMLIGFGCTVPAIMATRTLESRRDRLITMMILPFISCGARLPIFLLLIPAFFPRSWQAPVLWGLYILGILLGLLMALILRKTIFGGREAPFVMELPPYRRPGLRNISLHMWQRSLMYLKKAGTIILAISVLLWVLGSFPKLPHDAVIDGFESREAAELAYSLSGRIGHSLEPLTSALGFDWKVNTAFLGAFAAKEVFVAQMGIVYSMGEEEEDLRKLLARHYSPLQGLSILVFALLASPCVATLAITRKESGRWRWALLQWGGLTATAWILSFLIFQIGSLLGVGT; encoded by the coding sequence ATGAGCAGCGAAAGCACCGTCCGGGACCTGAGGGTCGCGATTGCCGGGAACCCGAACTCCGGGAAGACCTCTCTTTTCAATCACCTCACCGGGGGTCGCCAGCATGTCGGCAATTATCCCGGAGTTACCGTGGAGAAGAAGTGGGGACGGCGGCGGGATGCCGAGGGCACCCTTCTCTTTGTGGACCTGCCGGGAACCTACAGCCTGACCTCTCTCAGCGAGGAAGAGCGCGTCGCCCGAAGCTACCTGATCAATGAGCGGCCGGATCTGGTCGTCAATGTTCTCGATGCATCCAGTCTGGAGCGCAATCTCTATCTCAGTGTCCAGCTCATGGAACTCGAGATGAACCTTGTTCTTGCTCTCAATATGATCGACGAGGCCAACGCTCTCGGGGCCATCATCGACCGGAAATCGCTGGAAGAATTGACGGGCGCTCCCGTAGTGGAAACCCAGGGGCATCGGGGTCGGGGAGTGGAGGATCTGCTTCGCCAGATCCGAAAGAATGACTTTCGTTCCCCGGAATTGCGGCAGGTGAACTACGGACCTGTCGTAGAAAAGGAGATCGAGACTCTTCTTGAGGATCTTGCCGAGATCCGGGAACTGCCCCTGCCGGCTCGCTATGTGGCCATCAAGCTTCTGGAGGAGGACCGCCAGATCGGCGAAGGAGTCAGGGAAGACCATCCCCGTCCGGACTGGCTGATGAACAGGGTCCGCGAAGCTCGGGACAGGATTCTGACCTCTCTCCGCGAGTCCGCGGAACTGGTCATTGCGGATCGACGGCACGGCTTCGCAGCCGGTCTGGCCCGGGAGATTCTCCTGCGTCGACCCCGCGAAGACAGGATCACGGAAAGCGAGCGACTGGATTCGGTGCTGACCCACCGCTTTCTGGGTCTCCCCATATTCCTTGCCATGATGTTCGCGCTTTTCTGGCTCACCTTCCGCCTGGGCGATCCCCTGATGGGGCTGATCGAGAGTCTCTTTGCCTGGCTTGCTTCGTCGATTGCCGGATTCTGGCCTTCCGACCAATGGCCAGTCCTGAGAAGTCTCCTGCTGGAGGGAATCATCGGGGGTGTCGGAGGAGTTCTGGTTTTCCTCCCCAACATCATCCTTCTCTTCCTGGGAATCAGCCTGCTCGAGGACACGGGCTACATGAGCCGGGCGGCCTTTCTTATGGACCGGCTCATGCACCGCTTCGGGCTTCATGGCAAGAGTTTCATTCCCATGCTGATCGGCTTCGGATGCACGGTGCCGGCTATCATGGCGACACGAACCCTGGAAAGCCGACGGGATCGTCTGATCACCATGATGATCCTGCCCTTTATCTCCTGCGGCGCCCGGCTTCCGATCTTTCTGCTTCTCATTCCGGCCTTTTTTCCCCGCTCCTGGCAGGCGCCTGTTCTCTGGGGGCTCTACATTCTGGGGATCCTGCTCGGCCTTTTGATGGCACTCATTCTTCGCAAGACCATCTTCGGAGGCAGGGAAGCTCCCTTTGTCATGGAACTTCCTCCCTATCGCCGACCCGGGCTTCGGAATATCAGCCTCCACATGTGGCAGCGCTCGCTTATGTATTTGAAGAAAGCGGGAACCATCATTCTCGCAATTTCGGTTCTCCTTTGGGTTCTGGGGAGTTTCCCGAAACTCCCTCATGATGCTGTGATTGATGGTTTTGAAAGCCGGGAGGCTGCGGAGTTGGCCTATTCCCTGTCCGGGCGAATCGGACATTCTCTGGAACCTCTCACTTCAGCTCTCGGTTTCGATTGGAAGGTGAACACGGCCTTTCTCGGTGCCTTTGCCGCCAAGGAGGTCTTCGTTGCCCAGATGGGCATCGTCTATTCCATGGGCGAGGAGGAAGAAGACCTTCGCAAGCTGCTTGCCCGACACTACAGCCCTCTACAGGGGCTTTCGATTCTGGTCTTTGCACTTCTTGCCTCTCCCTGCGTGGCGACTCTCGCAATTACCAGAAAGGAATCCGGGCGATGGCGCTGGGCGCTCCTGCAATGGGGGGGCTTGACCGCAACGGCCTGGATCCTGTCTTTCCTGATTTTCCAGATTGGCAGCCTTCTAGGAGTGGGAACATGA
- a CDS encoding Na/Pi symporter produces the protein MREILMTLFRVLILLSILYLFFVAIKLMGSSAKGLGKVLAKEFLNQGASSALLGLFLGIFTTSLVQSSSTVTSMVVGLVAGGAFPLRIAIPIIMGANIGTTVTNTIVSLGHIHHRAEFRRAFGAGTVHDIFNMLAVLVLFPLEQMTHFLEKGALFLSGRLAGLDVGKFDGIKHIVDPALHLAKTWIPHEGLRLLASLVLLLISLTLLTRFMRAMMEQRLAHMIDSVLFRNALTSMAMGLLFTLLVQSSSVTTSLVVPLVGAGILSIRQIFPYTLGSNVGTTITALMAALVFAATGSDPVASRAALTAALVHTLFNISGILIWYPFRSVPIRLARRLAIVCSRSRRNTVLVILSYIALYLLPFLLLLVLR, from the coding sequence ATGCGTGAAATTCTGATGACCCTCTTTCGGGTCCTCATTCTCCTTTCCATCCTCTACCTCTTCTTTGTCGCCATCAAGCTCATGGGCTCCAGTGCCAAGGGTCTGGGCAAGGTGCTGGCGAAGGAGTTTCTGAACCAGGGGGCGAGTTCTGCGCTTCTGGGTCTTTTCCTCGGGATCTTTACGACCAGCCTGGTGCAGAGTTCCTCCACGGTGACCAGCATGGTTGTGGGTCTGGTTGCCGGAGGAGCCTTCCCCCTGAGAATTGCCATTCCCATCATCATGGGTGCGAACATCGGAACCACGGTGACCAATACCATCGTCTCCCTGGGACATATTCACCACAGGGCTGAATTCCGCCGGGCCTTCGGAGCGGGAACGGTTCACGACATCTTCAACATGCTGGCTGTTCTGGTGCTCTTTCCCCTGGAGCAGATGACTCACTTTCTGGAGAAGGGGGCTCTCTTTCTCTCGGGTCGTCTTGCGGGTCTGGATGTGGGCAAGTTCGACGGGATCAAGCACATTGTGGATCCCGCCCTCCATCTGGCAAAGACCTGGATCCCCCATGAGGGCTTGAGGCTCCTTGCTTCCCTGGTCCTGCTTCTGATTTCCCTGACCCTGCTCACCCGTTTCATGCGTGCGATGATGGAACAGCGACTTGCTCACATGATCGACAGCGTTCTCTTCCGCAATGCCCTGACCAGCATGGCCATGGGCCTGCTCTTCACACTGCTGGTTCAGTCCAGTTCCGTGACCACGAGCCTGGTGGTTCCTCTGGTCGGCGCGGGGATTTTGAGCATCCGGCAGATCTTCCCCTATACGCTCGGTTCCAATGTGGGAACCACCATCACGGCTCTCATGGCGGCCCTGGTATTTGCTGCGACCGGAAGTGATCCGGTCGCTTCTCGCGCAGCCCTGACGGCCGCCCTTGTTCATACCCTGTTCAATATCTCCGGCATTCTGATCTGGTATCCTTTCCGGAGTGTTCCCATCCGCCTTGCGCGACGACTTGCCATCGTCTGTTCCCGTTCCCGGAGAAACACCGTGCTGGTGATTCTCTCCTACATTGCGCTTTACTTACTTCCCTTCCTTCTGCTTCTTGTTCTTCGTTGA
- a CDS encoding PhoU domain-containing protein, translating into MWKEIWSLLSNQESLLSEAYDQAASMLELDRRMFSMVLDGLEKGDGEKVLDELREMDLVLNDKQQEIRKKVFEHLAVSRGQNLMSGLVLVSIVIDLERIGDYTKNIGELVTLFPGSVSEGELGGLLQEQSARGREIFELARKALVDQDAAAAKQCMDLSYEVSLASDGALDAIVGGAKDDASVSKDDLAMVLLLRYLKRVSAHLKNIASSTVASFPRIGYALEES; encoded by the coding sequence ATGTGGAAAGAAATTTGGAGCCTGCTCAGCAATCAGGAAAGTCTCTTGTCGGAAGCCTACGATCAGGCTGCTTCCATGCTGGAACTGGACCGCAGGATGTTCTCCATGGTCCTCGACGGCCTTGAAAAGGGGGACGGGGAGAAGGTTCTCGATGAATTGCGCGAAATGGATCTTGTCCTGAACGACAAACAGCAGGAGATCCGCAAGAAGGTCTTTGAACACCTTGCAGTTTCCCGCGGGCAGAACCTGATGAGTGGCCTGGTGCTGGTGAGCATTGTCATCGACCTGGAGCGCATCGGCGACTACACGAAGAACATCGGCGAACTGGTGACCCTGTTCCCCGGCAGTGTCTCGGAGGGGGAATTGGGAGGATTGCTTCAGGAGCAGTCCGCGCGCGGTCGGGAGATCTTCGAGTTGGCCAGAAAGGCCCTGGTCGATCAGGACGCGGCCGCGGCCAAACAATGCATGGATCTCAGCTACGAGGTTTCCCTGGCTTCTGACGGCGCTTTGGATGCCATCGTTGGCGGAGCCAAGGACGATGCCTCCGTCTCCAAGGACGACCTTGCGATGGTTCTTCTCCTGAGGTATCTGAAACGGGTCAGCGCGCACCTGAAGAACATCGCATCCTCCACGGTGGCTTCCTTCCCGAGAATCGGCTACGCGCTCGAGGAGTCCTGA
- a CDS encoding glycosyltransferase family 4 protein — protein sequence MSRRLIYVLDRFPAETLNFIYNEIQGLEARGFEIDIYSLLPEINCPEEAREFVGRTTNIRPLSFGRLLSANLFYLVRRPLTYTALLFRAFFDNNHPRKALKTLSHFAVGVVFARTIRGKKEHIHAHFAFKATLSALIASRLNGNSFSFTAHAKATVHPPDQYSIRSKIRGARFIVSISQYNRREIGKLCPDFDLNRVHIVHCGIHQEQFPFREKQATHPPRILCVGTVSERKNQEILVRACGILHERKIPFELDLVGADLDGYTSRIRTQSERLGIADRVHLHGIVDHGEIAGFQARSTVVALPSLMEGIPVSLMESMASGTPVLSTRITGVPELIEDGVSGFLASPQDPVEFADKLERLLQDDDLRRGFAEAARKKVEAEFDLKHNIAEMAAVFESELRDQDSSSA from the coding sequence ATGAGTCGGCGACTGATCTATGTTCTCGACCGTTTCCCTGCAGAGACCCTGAACTTCATCTACAATGAGATCCAGGGACTGGAAGCGCGCGGCTTCGAGATCGACATCTACTCGCTTCTGCCTGAAATCAACTGCCCCGAAGAGGCCCGCGAGTTCGTCGGTCGCACCACGAATATCCGGCCCCTTTCCTTCGGCCGCCTGCTTTCTGCGAATCTCTTCTATCTTGTACGCAGGCCTTTGACCTACACCGCTCTTCTTTTCCGCGCCTTCTTCGACAACAATCATCCCCGAAAGGCGCTGAAGACCCTGTCCCACTTTGCCGTGGGGGTGGTCTTTGCAAGAACGATCCGGGGAAAGAAAGAACACATCCACGCGCACTTCGCCTTCAAGGCGACGCTGTCGGCCCTGATCGCTTCGCGCCTGAACGGGAACAGCTTCAGCTTTACGGCGCATGCCAAGGCGACCGTTCATCCGCCCGACCAGTACAGTATCCGCAGCAAGATTCGTGGTGCCCGATTTATCGTCAGCATCTCGCAGTACAACCGGCGGGAAATCGGCAAGCTCTGTCCCGACTTCGATCTCAATCGTGTCCACATCGTTCACTGCGGTATTCACCAGGAACAGTTTCCCTTCCGGGAAAAGCAGGCGACACACCCTCCCCGAATTCTCTGCGTGGGGACAGTCTCCGAAAGAAAGAACCAGGAGATTCTCGTTCGGGCCTGTGGAATCCTGCATGAACGCAAGATCCCCTTCGAACTTGATCTGGTCGGTGCCGATCTTGATGGATACACCTCCCGCATCCGCACGCAGTCAGAGAGGCTGGGCATTGCCGACCGGGTACACCTTCATGGCATCGTTGATCATGGTGAAATCGCAGGCTTTCAGGCCCGCAGCACTGTCGTCGCTCTTCCCAGCCTGATGGAAGGAATTCCCGTCTCCCTGATGGAGTCCATGGCCTCGGGGACGCCGGTCCTCTCTACAAGAATCACGGGCGTGCCGGAACTGATCGAGGACGGAGTCAGTGGCTTTCTCGCCTCCCCGCAGGATCCTGTGGAGTTTGCGGACAAGCTCGAAAGGCTGCTTCAGGATGACGACCTGCGCAGGGGTTTTGCAGAAGCCGCCAGGAAGAAGGTCGAGGCAGAGTTCGACCTGAAGCACAACATCGCAGAGATGGCTGCCGTCTTCGAATCAGAACTCCGCGATCAGGACTCCTCGAGCGCGTAG